The stretch of DNA CCGCCTCGGGCCGGAGCTGGGAAAGAGCCGTCAAGCGGCCTAGAAATACGACTTAAGCGGCCCACGGCGGCGCACGTCCAGCGTGGCGCAGTGGAACGATCCGCCGAACGGGCCGTAGGACAGGAACGGCGTCGGGATCGGGTCGAAGCCCCAGTCCTTGAGCGCCTTGATCAGCGTCGGCTGGCTCGCATCGACGACGATCTTCTTCTCGTCGATGGCAAGAACGTTGATCGAGGTCCAGGGCGAGCACATCGAGATCTTGCTCATGAAGCCCTCGACGGGGTCGGGGCGCGGGGCGATCAGCACGTCCCACTTCTTGAGCACCGCCGGCAGCTTCTCGACGTCGATGTAGTCGGGGTTGACCAGCACCTTGCCGGGGGCGAGCGGCATGAACGACGAATCGATGTGCATCGGCTGCGGGCAGCGGCTCTCGATCTCGTGGATGCGGAAGCCCGGGCCGAGGTGGCGGCGCAGCCACTCGATGCCCATCAGGTTGGTCACGTTGGAGCGGGTGACGAACAGGTCGCGGCCGCAGCGCACGAAGTCGGCCGCGTCGAAGACCGGCTCGAACTCGTTCACCGTGAACTGCATCGGCTCGCCGGCCTTCAGGTTCGGCACCCGGTAATCGTAGTTGTAGAGGTCGTCGGTGAGCTGGGGCCGCGGCGCCGAGGTCCAGCGCGCGCCGGCCCGGAAATACTCCTTGAACAGCGAGCGGTAGGCGTCGCCCTCGAAGTAGCGCGAGCGCCAGCACATCGGGCTCTCGATGATCTCGTCGCCGATCACCAGATACGGATCGCGCGGGCAGGCGACGCAGAAGCCGCGCGACGACCAGCGCGGCGCCCGGAACTTCTTCGAGAAGTCCACGGAATCGGGACGGCGGATCTTCACGCCCTCGCCGGCCAGGATCTTGATGAAGCCGTCCAGCTCCTGCTGGGCGAGCTTCTTCATGAATTTCGGGTACTTCCAGCCCGAGGCGAACCGGTAGAACGGCTGGGCGGCCCGCGGCAGGTTGAAGATCACCGTCAGGTGGTGGGTCGGGATCGTGGCGCCGTCGAGCGAGCCGACGATCACCTCTTCCAGCGGGTCCCACTCGTTCCAGGCCATCACGGGCGATTGCGGCGCCGGCGCGCGGCCGGGGGCGTCGCCCCCGAACGACGTCAGGTCGTGCGCGGTCGTGTCGTCGAGCGCGCCGCGCTCGGCCTCGAAGGTCGTCTCCCGATCCATGATGTTCGTCCCCTGGTGGCCGTCACGAGCGGCCTTCTTTCGCGTATCCGGCCCCCGCCGGCCGAATCGGGGCGGGGAGGACGATGCGCCGTAAAGTGAGCTTGCGGCGATGCTTGGGCAGGCTCGGCTTGCGCGGCCCTGCTTGTGCCGAAAAGCCGCGCCGGTGAGATGTGCCGGTTTCGCCGGCACTGTGTCCGGGCGGTGATAGACAGCGCCCATCAAAGCTGCAACGTGCCGAGGTGCAACGGCGCCCCTTTGTTTCGACCCCGTTGCCGGAATGGCGCGCCGCTTGAGGCCACAGCCGCTGCGACAGAAAGAGGGTCATGAAGCGACTGACGACACTGGGCCTGATCGCCGGCCTCTGCACCGTGATCGGCCTGTTCGTCTCCTCGGGACCGGAGGCGGTCGCCGCGGCCCTGTGGGCGTCCGGCTGGGGCGCCGTGCTGGTCGTGGTCGCGCGCTTCGTCGCCGTCGCCTGGGCCGGCTTCGGCTGGTGGATCGTGTTTCCCCGCGGCGAGACGCCGCTGCTGCGCGCCTGCATCGGCGTGCGCTTCGTGCGCGAGGGGGTGAACACCCTGCTTCCCGTGGCGCAGGTCGGCGGCGACCTGATCGGCGCCCGGCTGCTGACCCTGCACCGGGTGCCCGGGGCGCTGGCGGGTGCCAGCACCCTCGTCGACCTGATGGTCCAGGCGCTCACCCAGTTCCTGTTCACCGTGGCCGGCCTCGGCATCCTGGTGGCGCTCGGGGGCGACGGGCCGATCGTGCATTACGTGGGCCTCGGCCTCGTGGTGGCGGCGCCGGCCCTCGTCGCCTTCTACCTGGTGCAGCGCCGCTTCGGCCAGAGCCTGCTCCAGGCGGCGATCGACCGGTTCGCCGGCGGGCGCGAATGGCGGATCTTCGGCGCCGTCGACGTGCTGTTCGAGCGCCTGCGCGCCCTCTACGCCGCCCGCGGCCGCATCGTCGCCGCCATCGGCACGCATCTCTTCGGCTGGATCATCGGCACCCTCGAGGTCTGGATCGCCCTGCGCTTCATGGGCTACGAGGTCGGCTTCCTCGAGGCGATCGTGATCGAGAGCCTGGCCCAGGCCGTGCGCGGCGCCGCCTTCGCGGTGCCGGGGGCGCTGGGCGCCCAGGAGGGCGGCCTGATCGCGCTCTGCGCGGTGTTCGGCATCCCGGCCGAGGCGGCGCTGGCCCTGTCGCTGATCAAGCGGCTCGCCGACCTCGCGGTCGGTCTGCCGAGCCTGATGCTCTGGCACGCGATGGAGCGGGAAGCCGATCAGGGCCGCACGCCTGCGGCCGGGATCGGCGCGGCCCTGCGGACATGGCTGCGTCCGGGCCGCGCACACTTGCGCCAATCCCATGTGCCTGCCTACGGCTACGCCGCGGCCCCCGCCGACGGCAAAGGAGAGTAACCTGGTGCAGACCCGACGCGAGACCCTGCGCAACCTGGCGATCGCCGGCCTCCTGGTGGCCGCATCGCCGGCCCTGGCGCAGACCGCCCCCGCCCCGGCCGGAGAGGGCGATCCCGCGGTCGCCGCCGTGCGGCGCATGACCGATGCCCTGGAAGCGGCGCTGAAGGCCGGCGACGTGCGCGCCCGCGCCGAGATCCTGGCCGGCCCGATGAAGGAGACCTTCGACCTGCCGGAGATGCTGCGCCTCGGCGTCGGCACCCGCTGGAAAGAGATCCCGGCCGACAAGCAGCAGGCGCTGGTCGCCGCCTTCGAGCCCTACCTCGCCACCACCTACGCCACCCGGCTGGGGGCCGCGACCGGCAGCACATTCGCCATCGACCCGAAGAGCGAGGCGCGCGGCAAGGGCCGCATCGTCCACGTCACGGTGACCGACGGCAGCGGCGACACCTCCCCGGTCGATTACGTGCTGAACGCCGACAACAGGATCACCGACGTCTTCCTGCAGGGCACGGTGAGCGAGGCCGGCACCCTGCGCACCGGCTTCTCGGAGCCGTTGCAGGAGGGCGGGGCCGATGCCCTGCTCGCCCACCTGAAGAAGTCGACCGAGACGATGCTCGCGGCTCCGGCGCCCAAGGCCAAGTAGCCTCGGGCGAGTAGCCGCGGGCGAGTAGCCTCGGCCAAACAGCTTCGCCCAAGCTGCGTCGGCCAGATTGCATCGGCCTGTGGTTGACGACCGACGAACACCGGCCGTCAACCCTCACGACCGCACCTTCAACAACACGGCCTGCCGCGCCCCACGCGGCCAACTCCTCCCAGGGATCGCCCCGCGCCATGGAATGGACCTGGATCTCCGCCCCCCTGCTCGTCCTGGCGCTCGCCG from Methylobacterium aquaticum encodes:
- a CDS encoding amidinotransferase, whose product is MDRETTFEAERGALDDTTAHDLTSFGGDAPGRAPAPQSPVMAWNEWDPLEEVIVGSLDGATIPTHHLTVIFNLPRAAQPFYRFASGWKYPKFMKKLAQQELDGFIKILAGEGVKIRRPDSVDFSKKFRAPRWSSRGFCVACPRDPYLVIGDEIIESPMCWRSRYFEGDAYRSLFKEYFRAGARWTSAPRPQLTDDLYNYDYRVPNLKAGEPMQFTVNEFEPVFDAADFVRCGRDLFVTRSNVTNLMGIEWLRRHLGPGFRIHEIESRCPQPMHIDSSFMPLAPGKVLVNPDYIDVEKLPAVLKKWDVLIAPRPDPVEGFMSKISMCSPWTSINVLAIDEKKIVVDASQPTLIKALKDWGFDPIPTPFLSYGPFGGSFHCATLDVRRRGPLKSYF
- a CDS encoding lysylphosphatidylglycerol synthase domain-containing protein translates to MKRLTTLGLIAGLCTVIGLFVSSGPEAVAAALWASGWGAVLVVVARFVAVAWAGFGWWIVFPRGETPLLRACIGVRFVREGVNTLLPVAQVGGDLIGARLLTLHRVPGALAGASTLVDLMVQALTQFLFTVAGLGILVALGGDGPIVHYVGLGLVVAAPALVAFYLVQRRFGQSLLQAAIDRFAGGREWRIFGAVDVLFERLRALYAARGRIVAAIGTHLFGWIIGTLEVWIALRFMGYEVGFLEAIVIESLAQAVRGAAFAVPGALGAQEGGLIALCAVFGIPAEAALALSLIKRLADLAVGLPSLMLWHAMEREADQGRTPAAGIGAALRTWLRPGRAHLRQSHVPAYGYAAAPADGKGE
- a CDS encoding MlaC/ttg2D family ABC transporter substrate-binding protein; protein product: MQTRRETLRNLAIAGLLVAASPALAQTAPAPAGEGDPAVAAVRRMTDALEAALKAGDVRARAEILAGPMKETFDLPEMLRLGVGTRWKEIPADKQQALVAAFEPYLATTYATRLGAATGSTFAIDPKSEARGKGRIVHVTVTDGSGDTSPVDYVLNADNRITDVFLQGTVSEAGTLRTGFSEPLQEGGADALLAHLKKSTETMLAAPAPKAK